In Leptotrichia sp. OH3620_COT-345, the following proteins share a genomic window:
- the ybeY gene encoding rRNA maturation RNase YbeY encodes MLECDITYEIKKLEEYLDEEKIEKFAEFVIENEYKEMYIKNNYYLSLLIANNEIIKKINSEYRNKNTETDVISFAYNETENIGGMNVLGDIIISLEKVKDQAKEYGHSEEREFYYVLCHGILHLLGYDHIEEKDKKIMREKEEKILEKFHYIRN; translated from the coding sequence ATGTTGGAATGTGATATAACTTATGAAATTAAGAAACTTGAAGAATATCTCGATGAAGAGAAAATTGAAAAATTTGCCGAATTTGTTATTGAAAATGAATATAAAGAAATGTATATTAAAAATAATTATTATTTGTCCTTATTAATAGCAAATAATGAGATTATAAAAAAAATAAACAGTGAATATAGAAATAAAAATACCGAAACAGATGTAATTTCTTTTGCTTACAATGAAACTGAAAATATAGGCGGGATGAATGTACTCGGAGATATTATAATTTCCCTTGAAAAGGTAAAAGATCAGGCAAAAGAGTATGGACACTCGGAAGAAAGAGAATTTTACTATGTTTTATGTCACGGAATATTACATTTGCTCGGATATGACCATATAGAGGAGAAAGATAAGAAAATTATGAGAGAAAAAGAGGAAAAAATACTTGAAAAATTTCATTATATAAGGAATTGA
- a CDS encoding S1C family serine protease, whose translation MKLKKILATSFLLAALSLNGEIVNKSTSGEAAEKASFSSVNSSNDIYRVQDAFSNVYEKSKDSIVNIRTKKTIIVNTYNPLEELLFGTSGRRQIKKESGSLGSGFIISDNGYVMTNNHVIDGANEIFVKLSDGNEYSAKLVGSSPEIDIAILKINSNKKFIPLRFANSDSIKIGHWAIAFGNPLGLNSSMTVGVIGALGRSSLGIEQIENFIQTDAAINQGNSGGPLLDINGNVIGVNTAIFSTTGGSIGIGFAIPSNLAQNVKDSIIRTGRFERPYLGVSIADLSSLSAGQTRPPYSYGVYINKVFENSPAAKYGIREKDIILELNNKRILSASSFIGELAAKRIGDTISLKIYSNGKEKNINLVLEKFNSRN comes from the coding sequence ATGAAATTGAAAAAAATTTTAGCAACTTCTTTTTTACTTGCTGCTCTCAGCTTAAACGGAGAAATTGTAAATAAGAGTACTTCCGGAGAGGCTGCAGAAAAAGCTTCTTTTTCTTCGGTTAACTCATCTAATGATATATATAGAGTTCAAGATGCATTTTCAAATGTATATGAAAAAAGTAAAGATTCTATAGTCAATATAAGAACGAAAAAAACAATTATTGTTAATACTTACAATCCTCTTGAGGAACTTCTTTTCGGTACTTCAGGGCGTAGACAGATAAAAAAGGAATCAGGAAGTCTCGGTTCGGGATTTATTATTTCAGATAACGGTTATGTAATGACAAATAACCATGTTATTGATGGTGCCAATGAGATATTTGTAAAACTCTCTGACGGAAATGAATATTCTGCTAAACTTGTGGGAAGTTCCCCTGAAATAGATATTGCAATATTAAAAATCAACTCTAATAAAAAATTTATTCCATTAAGATTTGCAAACTCTGACAGTATAAAAATCGGACACTGGGCTATTGCCTTCGGAAATCCCTTAGGGCTTAACAGTTCTATGACAGTAGGAGTAATAGGAGCGTTAGGAAGAAGTTCATTAGGAATTGAGCAGATAGAAAACTTTATTCAGACAGATGCTGCGATAAATCAAGGAAATAGTGGAGGTCCTCTTTTAGATATTAACGGAAATGTCATCGGTGTAAATACGGCCATTTTCTCTACAACGGGAGGAAGTATAGGAATAGGATTTGCAATACCTTCAAATCTTGCACAAAATGTAAAAGACTCTATTATAAGAACCGGAAGATTTGAACGTCCTTATTTAGGTGTTTCAATAGCTGATTTATCTTCACTCTCTGCAGGACAGACAAGACCGCCTTATTCTTACGGAGTATATATAAATAAAGTATTTGAAAATTCACCTGCAGCTAAATACGGTATCCGTGAAAAAGATATAATTCTTGAACTTAATAATAAAAGGATTTTATCTGCAAGTTCATTTATAGGTGAACTTGCTGCAAAAAGAATTGGAGACACTATCAGCCTGAAAATATATTCAAACGGAAAAGAAAAAAATATAAACCTTGTTTTAGAGAAATTTAACAGCCGTAACTGA
- a CDS encoding ATP-binding cassette domain-containing protein translates to MSIYMKKSETKEIIKCEKLNYWYETYEKSSGLKGTLKDFFKRKYKKAEAVINVDISINKGEIVGLLGPNGAGKTTLIKLMTGILEAKSGEMNCLGTNPYKKEKEYLKNIGVVIGQKSQLIWDLPPMETLKMLKEVYNINKHEFNERLEKLLKLLNLKEKIHIPVRKLSLGERIKFELVCSLIHKPQILFLDEPTIGLDITSQYAVYDFLSEINKTENTTIILTSHYMKDIEKLCERVIIILKGEKHFDLPIEELKKRFVNGKSYIVESKKEELPFESSDFIVKKIEKNIFEIFRKNENSQISNLDLENIISIKENTPELEDIIFRLFSNKNSEIKSEEEEK, encoded by the coding sequence ATGTCAATATATATGAAAAAATCGGAAACAAAAGAAATAATAAAATGTGAAAAATTGAATTACTGGTATGAGACATATGAGAAAAGTTCAGGACTTAAAGGTACTTTAAAAGATTTTTTTAAAAGAAAGTATAAAAAGGCTGAAGCTGTTATAAATGTTGATATATCAATAAATAAAGGTGAAATAGTCGGCTTACTCGGTCCTAACGGAGCGGGTAAAACGACTTTAATAAAGTTAATGACAGGGATTTTGGAAGCAAAATCAGGTGAAATGAATTGCTTAGGTACAAATCCTTATAAAAAAGAAAAAGAATATTTGAAAAATATCGGTGTAGTAATAGGACAGAAAAGTCAGCTGATATGGGATTTACCTCCAATGGAAACGCTGAAAATGCTGAAAGAGGTTTATAACATAAACAAGCACGAATTTAACGAACGACTTGAGAAATTACTGAAATTATTGAATTTAAAAGAAAAAATACATATTCCGGTAAGAAAGCTTTCCCTTGGAGAAAGGATAAAATTTGAGCTGGTCTGCTCATTGATACACAAGCCGCAAATTTTATTTTTAGATGAACCGACAATAGGACTCGACATAACAAGTCAGTATGCAGTATACGATTTCCTGTCCGAAATTAATAAAACTGAAAATACTACGATTATTTTAACAAGTCATTATATGAAAGATATTGAAAAGTTATGTGAAAGAGTCATTATCATTTTGAAAGGTGAAAAACATTTTGATTTACCCATTGAAGAGCTGAAAAAAAGATTTGTAAACGGAAAAAGCTACATTGTAGAAAGTAAAAAGGAAGAACTGCCTTTTGAAAGCAGTGATTTTATCGTGAAAAAAATAGAAAAAAATATTTTTGAAATTTTTAGAAAAAATGAAAACAGTCAAATTTCAAATTTGGATTTGGAAAATATAATTTCCATAAAAGAAAATACTCCTGAATTAGAAGACATTATTTTCAGATTATTCAGTAATAAAAATTCTGAAATAAAGTCGGAGGAGGAAGAAAAATGA
- a CDS encoding ABC-2 family transporter protein has protein sequence MKKYFIIALNQITIRLQYKFNVFIAFISRMVPIFMFYFIWNNIYNSISADKVGHYDRNQMLTYMVLVNLTGYVFTFVHIRELGIRVYKGKLTTLLLRPLSLLGESFATFAGRVFFPMLVYLSAIVFQGVTGHFKSPLYFMEVIVFVILCFIMFFYVISFVSTVAFWLIDIWPVHVILIGVYLLFSGVYFPLDLLPEKIYDIVKYNPFSLVGYISIRSIQNAFSHKEMLIYIISVIMWGIILKVCYGKAFKAGLRRYEGMGA, from the coding sequence ATGAAAAAATATTTTATTATAGCTTTAAATCAGATTACGATAAGATTACAATATAAATTTAATGTTTTTATAGCTTTCATATCAAGAATGGTACCGATATTCATGTTTTATTTTATATGGAATAATATATACAATTCAATATCTGCTGATAAAGTGGGACATTATGACAGAAATCAGATGCTCACATATATGGTTTTAGTAAATTTAACAGGATATGTGTTCACTTTCGTACATATAAGGGAACTGGGAATAAGAGTATATAAAGGCAAATTGACAACTTTACTTTTAAGACCTTTAAGCCTACTGGGAGAAAGTTTTGCAACATTTGCAGGAAGAGTTTTCTTTCCTATGCTTGTATATTTGTCGGCTATTGTTTTTCAGGGAGTTACGGGACATTTTAAAAGTCCGTTGTATTTTATGGAAGTTATAGTATTTGTTATTTTATGTTTTATAATGTTTTTTTATGTGATTTCCTTTGTGTCTACTGTAGCTTTCTGGCTGATTGACATATGGCCTGTTCACGTAATATTGATAGGAGTTTATCTACTTTTTTCAGGGGTATATTTTCCTTTGGATTTACTGCCTGAAAAAATTTACGACATAGTTAAATACAATCCTTTTTCCTTAGTGGGATACATTTCAATACGTTCAATTCAAAATGCTTTTTCTCATAAAGAAATGCTGATTTATATTATTTCGGTAATTATGTGGGGAATAATATTAAAAGTATGTTATGGAAAGGCTTTTAAAGCAGGATTGAGAAGATATGAAGGAATGGGGGCGTAA
- a CDS encoding ABC-2 family transporter protein: MNLGVYRTMLANSIQQVLIYRTTSILIVIFGLLFYIIEMFAGMVYFSYTDNILGWTKWDYFSLVTTASIIQYSYNLIFVWGVSGLISNIIEGNLDYIILRPLNSFWYYALYKADFPSIINIILGIIVQSWIISKRNLSVLQILLYILCVLIGIWFIFLLNYLVVMVSFWKEKSEALMWIPETLMENSTRPASIYPKWIQILLMWILPALTSINLPVDIIRGRINVMNMCWYIIFVTVFTVIIYKMWYAGLRKYQSSN, translated from the coding sequence ATGAATTTAGGAGTATATAGGACAATGCTTGCAAACAGTATACAGCAAGTTCTGATTTACAGAACGACTTCCATACTCATTGTAATATTCGGGCTATTATTTTATATAATAGAAATGTTTGCGGGAATGGTTTATTTCAGTTATACTGATAATATATTAGGCTGGACAAAATGGGATTATTTCAGTTTAGTTACGACCGCTTCCATTATACAGTATAGTTATAATCTTATATTTGTATGGGGAGTTTCAGGATTAATCAGTAATATAATTGAAGGAAATCTGGATTATATTATTTTACGTCCGTTGAATTCTTTCTGGTACTATGCTTTATACAAAGCGGATTTTCCGAGCATTATCAATATAATATTAGGAATAATTGTCCAAAGCTGGATTATTTCAAAAAGGAATCTGAGTGTATTACAGATATTGTTATATATTTTATGTGTGTTAATAGGTATATGGTTTATATTTTTACTTAACTATCTGGTAGTTATGGTTTCTTTCTGGAAGGAAAAGTCAGAGGCACTTATGTGGATACCTGAAACTTTAATGGAAAATTCTACGAGACCTGCGTCAATTTATCCTAAGTGGATTCAGATTCTTTTAATGTGGATACTGCCTGCATTGACTTCCATTAATCTGCCTGTGGACATTATAAGAGGAAGAATAAATGTTATGAATATGTGCTGGTATATTATCTTTGTTACAGTTTTTACCGTTATAATTTACAAAATGTGGTATGCCGGCTTAAGAAAGTACCAATCAAGCAATTAA
- a CDS encoding peptidylprolyl isomerase, whose product MRKILLLGILMMMFFNIGNAETKIKKTRAEKKLERQERKDYNKFKKQMKKFELEAVVKTNKGDITLFLYPEAAPQNVASFVFLAKSNFYNGLSFHRVINNVLAQTGDPEGNGTGNTGYLVNDEIVDWLTFGSAGMLAMANTGPNTNSSQFFITVSPLSQLNGKYTIIGELKSREDLSVLRLIRENDKVMEIEIKGRKVDEFLNYFTDEVSQWEATLKQSK is encoded by the coding sequence ATGAGAAAAATACTGCTACTTGGAATTTTAATGATGATGTTTTTTAATATAGGTAATGCAGAAACAAAAATAAAAAAAACCAGAGCTGAGAAAAAACTCGAAAGACAGGAAAGAAAGGATTATAATAAATTTAAGAAACAAATGAAGAAGTTTGAACTGGAAGCTGTGGTAAAAACAAATAAAGGAGATATTACATTATTTCTGTATCCTGAAGCAGCTCCTCAAAATGTGGCGAGTTTTGTATTTTTAGCTAAAAGTAATTTTTATAACGGATTGTCATTTCACAGGGTTATAAATAATGTATTAGCTCAGACAGGAGATCCTGAAGGAAACGGAACAGGAAATACAGGGTACCTTGTTAATGATGAAATAGTGGATTGGCTTACATTTGGAAGTGCGGGAATGCTGGCAATGGCAAATACAGGACCGAACACAAACAGCAGTCAATTTTTTATAACTGTTTCTCCGTTATCTCAATTAAACGGTAAATACACGATAATCGGAGAGCTGAAATCAAGGGAAGATTTAAGTGTATTAAGACTTATAAGAGAAAATGACAAAGTTATGGAAATAGAAATAAAGGGAAGAAAAGTCGATGAATTTCTGAATTATTTTACAGATGAAGTTTCCCAATGGGAAGCAACTCTAAAACAAAGCAAATAA
- a CDS encoding DeoR/GlpR family DNA-binding transcription regulator — protein MLEIDRFEKIISELNKRGRLSYQDLDRIMDVSSSTIRRDVEKMYSKGLLLKIKGGVCQHKNLNFDVEVKDRFKENVNEKKEIAEKVSKILKQGDFIYLDAGTTVFYVIEKLKNMNITVVTNGLMHIEELLKYNIKTIMLGGEIKQSTKAVVGVEALASLNKYRFEKCFVGVNGINIENGFTTPEINEAILKKRVIELSREKYVLADKEKFDKISNVKFSDLKDCKIVTTKQTIKKNNRYKKYFY, from the coding sequence ATGCTGGAAATAGACAGATTTGAAAAAATAATATCAGAGCTTAATAAAAGGGGAAGACTCTCCTATCAAGATCTGGACAGGATAATGGACGTTTCCTCGTCAACAATCAGAAGAGATGTGGAAAAAATGTATTCAAAAGGGCTTCTTCTGAAAATAAAAGGAGGAGTGTGTCAGCATAAAAATTTGAATTTTGATGTTGAAGTAAAAGACAGATTTAAAGAAAATGTAAACGAAAAAAAGGAAATAGCCGAAAAAGTATCAAAAATTCTCAAACAGGGGGACTTCATATATTTAGATGCAGGAACAACAGTATTTTATGTGATTGAAAAATTAAAAAATATGAATATTACGGTTGTGACAAACGGACTTATGCATATTGAAGAACTGCTAAAATATAACATTAAGACTATTATGCTTGGGGGAGAAATAAAGCAGTCCACAAAGGCGGTAGTAGGAGTTGAAGCTCTTGCTTCACTGAATAAATACAGATTTGAAAAATGTTTTGTGGGAGTGAACGGAATAAATATAGAAAATGGATTTACCACTCCTGAGATAAATGAAGCTATTTTAAAAAAAAGAGTAATTGAATTATCTCGTGAAAAATATGTTCTGGCGGATAAAGAAAAATTTGATAAAATTTCAAATGTAAAATTTTCTGATTTGAAAGACTGTAAAATAGTAACGACTAAACAAACTATTAAAAAAAATAATAGATATAAAAAATATTTTTATTAA
- a CDS encoding diacylglycerol kinase has protein sequence MDKNNEELKVKEKTVKRKKTFFFKKYENYNWDIKKERERDRRIVDSFNFAIEGLTEAIRNEKHMKVHIMAAIIIVILAILTNASKIEILIISISVAFVMITELINTSVEALVDLISPERHPLAKLAKDVAAGAVLIAAINALCVGYLIFYDKLLNILDNKKQLHIIAGRKGNIAILIIVLIAIIVIIIKSFYKRGTPLEGGMPSGHSAIAFATFGILMFMTNDIRVLALVFLMALLVAQSRVKAGIHSFREVFAGGILGFSIAFGIMFIMEHFGILYN, from the coding sequence ATGGATAAAAATAATGAGGAATTAAAGGTGAAGGAAAAAACAGTAAAAAGGAAAAAGACTTTTTTCTTTAAGAAATATGAAAATTATAACTGGGATATAAAAAAAGAAAGAGAAAGAGATAGGAGAATTGTAGATAGTTTTAATTTTGCAATAGAAGGACTGACAGAAGCCATAAGAAATGAAAAACATATGAAAGTTCACATAATGGCGGCAATAATAATAGTCATTCTTGCAATATTGACTAATGCAAGTAAAATTGAAATACTCATAATTTCAATTTCAGTAGCTTTTGTAATGATTACAGAACTCATAAATACATCTGTTGAAGCACTTGTTGATTTGATTTCCCCTGAAAGACATCCTTTGGCAAAACTGGCAAAAGATGTAGCGGCGGGAGCGGTACTTATAGCTGCGATAAATGCTCTCTGTGTAGGATATCTCATATTTTATGATAAACTTTTAAATATACTGGATAATAAGAAACAGCTTCATATTATAGCAGGGAGAAAAGGTAATATAGCAATACTTATAATTGTTCTTATAGCAATTATAGTAATTATAATAAAATCTTTTTATAAAAGGGGCACTCCTCTTGAAGGAGGAATGCCGAGCGGACATAGTGCAATAGCTTTTGCAACATTCGGTATACTTATGTTTATGACAAATGATATAAGAGTGTTGGCATTAGTTTTTCTTATGGCTCTTTTGGTTGCTCAAAGTAGAGTAAAAGCAGGAATACATAGTTTCCGTGAAGTTTTTGCAGGAGGTATTTTAGGATTTTCCATTGCATTCGGAATAATGTTTATAATGGAACATTTTGGAATTTTGTATAATTAA
- a CDS encoding manganese-dependent inorganic pyrophosphatase — MSILVFGHKNPDTDTICSAIAYAELKGKLGKDVKPVRLGEINEETKFALDYFKVEKPELVENVAGKKIILVDHNERTQTADGFEEAKVLELVDHHRISNFNVDEPLTVRMSPVGCTATIILNLFRENNLVPSKKTAGLMLSAIISDTLLFKSPTCTEHDIKAGKALGEIAGVDPQKYGLEMLKAGTALGGKSEAELINMDMKTFEIDGVKVGVAQVNTVNEAELLEKKEKLISEMNDIISKDGLKFFLFIITNILSNDSIGIVAGEGNGIIEKAFNVKVENSLVTLKGVVSRKKQVIPPLTKAIQSL; from the coding sequence ATGTCAATATTAGTTTTTGGGCATAAAAATCCGGATACGGATACTATCTGCTCGGCAATAGCCTATGCCGAATTAAAAGGGAAGTTGGGAAAAGATGTAAAACCTGTAAGACTGGGAGAAATTAACGAAGAAACAAAGTTTGCATTAGATTATTTTAAAGTGGAAAAGCCTGAATTGGTAGAAAATGTTGCAGGAAAAAAAATTATTCTTGTGGATCACAACGAGAGAACACAGACAGCTGACGGATTTGAAGAAGCTAAAGTGTTAGAACTTGTAGATCATCACAGAATATCAAACTTTAATGTAGATGAGCCGCTTACAGTGAGAATGTCTCCTGTAGGATGTACAGCTACGATTATTCTTAATCTGTTCAGGGAAAATAACCTTGTTCCGTCAAAAAAAACAGCCGGACTTATGTTAAGTGCTATTATTTCGGATACACTGTTGTTTAAATCACCTACTTGCACTGAGCATGATATAAAAGCGGGAAAAGCACTTGGAGAAATTGCAGGAGTAGATCCTCAGAAATATGGACTTGAAATGCTTAAGGCAGGAACTGCTTTAGGAGGAAAATCTGAAGCAGAACTTATTAATATGGATATGAAAACATTTGAAATAGATGGTGTAAAAGTAGGAGTAGCACAGGTAAATACTGTAAATGAAGCAGAACTTTTAGAAAAAAAGGAAAAATTAATTAGTGAAATGAACGATATTATTTCAAAAGACGGATTAAAATTTTTCCTATTTATAATAACTAATATTCTGTCAAATGATTCAATAGGAATAGTTGCAGGAGAGGGAAATGGAATAATAGAAAAGGCTTTTAATGTTAAAGTTGAAAATAGCCTTGTAACTTTGAAAGGAGTAGTTTCAAGGAAAAAACAGGTTATTCCTCCGCTGACAAAAGCGATACAATCCCTCTAA